The following coding sequences lie in one Equus asinus isolate D_3611 breed Donkey chromosome 1, EquAss-T2T_v2, whole genome shotgun sequence genomic window:
- the CLDN12 gene encoding claudin-12, whose amino-acid sequence MGCRDVHAATVLSFLCGIASVAGLFAGTLLPNWRKLRLITFNRNEKNLTVYTGLWVKCARYDGSSDCLMYDATWYSSVDQLDLRVLQFALPLSILIAMGALLLCLIGMCNTAFRSSVPNIKLAKCLVNSAGCHLVAGLLFFLAGTVSLSPSIWVIFYNIHLNKKFEPVFTFDYAVYVTIASAGGLFMTSLLLFIWYCACKSLPSPFWQPLYSHPPSMHTYSQPYSARSRLSAIEIDIPVVSHTT is encoded by the coding sequence ATGGGCTGTCGGGATGTCCATGCAGCCACAGTCCTCTCCTTCCTGTGTGGAATTGCCTCGGTAGCAGGCCTCTTTGCAGGGACTCTGCTTCCCAACTGGAGAAAATTACGACTGATCACGTTCAACAGAAACGAGAAGAACCTGACAGTTTACACAGGCCTGTGGGTGAAATGTGCCCGGTATGATGGGAGCAGTGACTGCCTGATGTACGATGCTACTTGGTACTCATCAGTTGACCAGCTGGACCTGCGAGTCCTCCAGTTTGCCCTGCCCCTCAGCATTCTGATTGCGATGGGTGCCCTGTTGCTCTGCCTGATTGGAATGTGTAACACGGCCTTCAGGTCCTCAGTGCCCAACATCAAACTGGCCAAGTGTCTGGTCAATAGTGCAGGCTGCCATCTGGTGGCCGGACTGCTGTTTTTCCTGGCTGGTACTGTGAGCCTCTCCCCATCCATCTGGGTCATCTTCTATAACATCCATCTGAACAAGAAGTTTGAGCCAGTCTTTACATTTGACTATGCAGTTTATGTCACTATTGCTAGTGCTGGGGGCCTTTTTATGACTTCCCTTTTGCTGTTTATTTGGTATTGTGCATGCAAGTCTTTGCCTTCTCCTTTCTGGCAACCGCTGTACTCCCATCCTCCCAGTATGCATACTTACTCACAGCCCTATTCAGCACGCTCCCGCCTTTCTGCCATTGAAATTGACATTCCAGTAGTTTCACATACCACCTGA